The Leifsonia poae region GCCTCTACCACCAAACGCGCCGCCGCGCGTCATACGGCCGGACGGTACGACCCGGATGCGATGTCGTCGAGCAGGGACGGGCCGTTCGGCTCCCACCCCAGGTCGATCCGGGCACGGGAGCCTCTCGACACCTGATCCAGCAGCAAGGCATCGGCGAACGCTGCGCCGAGGCGCTCACGCGAAGCATCCGCGAGTTCTGCTTCGACGCGTCCGTCGAGTCCGGCCGCCGTAGCCGCCGCCGCCCCGAGTTCGCGCACCGTGGGGTTGGCGCCACTGGCCCCCACATAGACGGCTCCCGCATCCCCGTGTTCGAAAGCCAGCACATACAGGGCCGCGATGTCGTCGACGTGAACCGTTGTCCAGTGCTGCGAACCGTCGCCGACGAGGCGGAGGGCGGGCGCGGTGCCGTCGCCGCGAGGCGCGTCGACGATCACCCGGGGGATGCCGGCGCCGCGCCCGTACACGACGGCCGGCACCACGATCGAGGTACGGATGCCGGAGGCGGCGAGAACGCGTTCCTCGTTCGAGCCTCGCCATGCGGTGAGCTGCGGCGGGTTGCGTGGCGAATCTTCGCTGATGTCCGGGTTCGAACCGTAGCTCCAGATGCCGCCGGTGTGCACAAACGGCTTATCGCTGCCTTCCAGGCCGCGGAAGACGGCGTCGATGAACGCCGGGTCGACATCGTGGCCCGACGCGAGGTGGATGACACCGTCGCTCTCGAGCGCGAGGCGCTCGACGAGGTCGGCGTCGGTGGCGTCCCCGATGACGACGGCGGCGCCAGACGTCGCGGCAGTGGCGGCCTTCGCCGGGTCACGCACGAGGGCGGTGACACTGTGCCCCTCCTCGATCAGCAGCGGGAGGAGGGATGATCCGATATATCCGGTCGCGCCGGTGAGGAGAATGCTCATGATCGACTTCAACGCGCGGCCGGCCGGCGCATTCCCCGGTTCGCATGTCGCGGCCGGGCGTAGGCTCGAAAACATGATCAGCACTGCATCCATCGCCATCGTCAACGGATACATCGTT contains the following coding sequences:
- a CDS encoding NAD-dependent epimerase/dehydratase family protein, whose product is MSILLTGATGYIGSSLLPLLIEEGHSVTALVRDPAKAATAATSGAAVVIGDATDADLVERLALESDGVIHLASGHDVDPAFIDAVFRGLEGSDKPFVHTGGIWSYGSNPDISEDSPRNPPQLTAWRGSNEERVLAASGIRTSIVVPAVVYGRGAGIPRVIVDAPRGDGTAPALRLVGDGSQHWTTVHVDDIAALYVLAFEHGDAGAVYVGASGANPTVRELGAAAATAAGLDGRVEAELADASRERLGAAFADALLLDQVSRGSRARIDLGWEPNGPSLLDDIASGSYRPAV